In the Candidatus Bathyarchaeota archaeon genome, CTAGACAAAGATGCAACATTTGATTTTATGTACGAACAATTAACTGAGACAGCATTAAACCCGAATTGCCTATGGATTGGCAATCAAACAGCTCGCTTACTTTTCTTCCATTGCATCTACTGTAAACAGAAAGTTTACTTGCTTATTATTGTCACAAAGCACGGGCTCATGATGAACGGCGAACTATTCGTGAATTTCGAAGGAGAGTATATGCTGTTAACCAGCGATGAAGTAAAAACTGCACTAAGGAGAAGCAACATAGAGTTAGATGACTTAGAAATAGACGAAGTCGATATAAAACAATTCATTAACTCTTGAAATGTGCTTTCAAATGTAAAACTATAAAGATATAGCAGAGGGCAAGTTGAACAGTGCTGAAAATTTTTTGGAACAGAGAAAAATGAAAGGGAAGAATAGCTTTTAGTAATTACCTAATTAGTGATATGGTTAAGGAGGAGATTACGGTGGCTTCCTTTCTATCGCGTAAATTGGAAAGAACAAGCGATTTGTTGAAATTGGGGGCAGCCGGCCAAGTTTCTGAATATGAAGAAAGGTTTCGGTCGCTTAGGAATCTCTATGACCGCTTACTTTCAGAGCTGATTATTTCGAATTTCAGTGTTGAAAGAGCCTATAAAACTGCTGAAAAGTTCTTTGGCTCTAGCATTGTCCGTTTTGCAGGTATAGATGGAACAATGTATTCCAAACCACTCTTTGACTTGATAATCTTTTTTGGAGGCGCGTACGCCGCAACTGGAACGATAGAATTTAGAAGAGAAGAAAAGCCCCTCGTAAAATATGACTCTAAATTCTTAGAAGAAGGCATCGGCATATCCAGCGTAGTTCCCATATACATAAACGAGGTCCCAGACATAGACCAAACATTCTTTGACATGGAAGAGCCGGGAGAAATCTCGCTTCACAAACCTTTAATCGACCAAACCATCATAAATAATGCTTCAATTGCAAATTGGATTATGACCTTCGCCGAATATTACTTGGCCTACAAGCTCATAACAGACCCAGAGAAAAACATCAAGATCCTACTCTTGGACAGAACAGTTTCAGGCGAGCGCACAAGCCTACTTTATGATACTTCTAAGAGGGAAATCTGGGAAGCAAAATCATCATTGATCGGATTTGAAGTAGACGGTTTGCCCATAGATGTGAACGACTTAGCTTATGGTAGACATTGTATCCGAAACCCTGCTTTAGGGCTGCCTCCGCCAAGGGCGGATTATTTGCGCTATGCTATAATCTACCTAATTGAAGAAAAGGGCCCGCTAACTATAAGTGAAATTTGCGAAATATTCGGCATAAAAGATGAGAAACGCGCAAAAAGAGTAGAAAGATACGTTAAAAGATCAGTAGAAGAAGGATATCTCCTAGAAAAGGGTTCAAGCTATTCTATAAATCCCAGATACGCAAACACTTGGAATAGACTCAAAAAACTTGTCACATTGATTGGAGAGAGGTTCTTCTATAAAGAAAGGGAAGACGCGGAAGGCTTCAATCCTATGAAAATAGTGAAAGACGGAAGGGAACATTGGCTTACCACACTTGACATAGCTTTTCTAACGCTTTTCTGC is a window encoding:
- a CDS encoding DNA double-strand break repair nuclease NurA; the protein is MASFLSRKLERTSDLLKLGAAGQVSEYEERFRSLRNLYDRLLSELIISNFSVERAYKTAEKFFGSSIVRFAGIDGTMYSKPLFDLIIFFGGAYAATGTIEFRREEKPLVKYDSKFLEEGIGISSVVPIYINEVPDIDQTFFDMEEPGEISLHKPLIDQTIINNASIANWIMTFAEYYLAYKLITDPEKNIKILLLDRTVSGERTSLLYDTSKREIWEAKSSLIGFEVDGLPIDVNDLAYGRHCIRNPALGLPPPRADYLRYAIIYLIEEKGPLTISEICEIFGIKDEKRAKRVERYVKRSVEEGYLLEKGSSYSINPRYANTWNRLKKLVTLIGERFFYKEREDAEGFNPMKIVKDGREHWLTTLDIAFLTLFCLQMIIEECWKRNILLIGLTKDTAARDFKRQLIPILHNEGLLKEEISPEEYEKMPNTDRMILQSISLFNPEKMKVPWSLIEYDSAFKTMIPDRKGRKGYVGGAIKNRISLEKTFLKTYIQLSQSSVDPLLRSNVLFMDRLVYPKFDYSPEKLMRFWNEFGGAKEPIEVILYRSKDVENPLQNLVMIILSAMTAPSIPEAFGHNKALFIADKIAKWHYAQFKRIADSTRQWILNNHKLRKFVFYMSTFRERRASIEAARREIL